AGTTCACACGTCCTAACTGCTACGCCTACAGAAGACTAACTATCAACCACAAACcagagaattaatcaattgagTCTAGCTTGTTCGTTAATTAaaagacccaaaaaaaaaaagctgtTGAAGAGATGATGAGGTTAAACCTGTGAATAGCTTGAAAGCAGTTGGGAGAGCCCTTTGTTTGTAACCCACCATAGTTCTGATTTATTGAGGCTGTAGAGTGCAGGGTCTATAGTGATGGGCTTCCCTCTCTTATTtcttgaaattaaaaaaatatatattacaaaaTTATTCTAATAAGGAAAaacatacaaaaataaaaaagaagatgcAAACAACAAACTTACAGTTTCCAACCCAAGTGACTGGAGTGCTGAATGAAATTGAGATCTTTTGGCATGTCAGAAAAGGCATGGATCAGATCTGCAAGCAGAAGAAAGAGGACTAAGTAAGAACACACAATAGAAGAAAATGGGATTGATTTGGTAGCAAAATCAATGAATCAAGAGCAGCAAGGCACTCACCATACCATCTTGAGTGATTAGAGGATAGTCAGAAGCACTGAGATTGATGAACCAATCCCATTTGCAAGTCCTCAAGAGCATAGACAAAGCATGAATAGTGGTAGCAATCATTGTTGGTCCTCTGTAGGTTACCAAGTTGGGTTTTCCCACAATCCAAACATTACCCACTTCCCCAAAAACAGGGTTTCCACCCACAAACTCAGCTATGTCTCTGTGCTCTGCTTCCGTTGCTTCATAATCCATGTGGATCAGATAGTAATTTCCAGGATGGTAAAGAGCATAGAGCATGCGTTTTAGCTTGAGGGAGTCGCCTTTTGAAGCTAAGATCAAATATGAAAAGGTCACTGGATATGGGCTAGTTATACTGATGTTGGATTTGCTCAGATTGATGATGGGCTTCCAAGTGCGAATGGGTGTTGTCACTCTGGTTGAAATGAAGTACAGGAAAGAGAAGACAGTTGAAGTTAGCATCAGAGATACCACCAAAACCTTCATACCCATTGCTGAAGAAACAATGTCGAATTTTGAGAGATGGGGAGTTGTCGTCTAATATGGTTAGGAAGAGAAGGGAAGGTGGTGAAAATGGTTAACAGAAAAGATTGAGAAATTAATGGAAAACAGATAGGGAAGTGTGTGAGATTGGATCTCTGATATTTTGGGTTCCTTGCTTTAAAGAGAAGCGAATGCCCCTCTATCTATGTGCCAGTCAGCCGTACTTGTTGCTGTGCATTTCTGGTACTGTGTTGCCTTCGCTTTTGCCAATCTCATCAGAGCAAATCAAATGCTGCCATGAACAAAGACCGATGACTAATTCACCAACCAAATTGGCACTGTCAATCCACTATTAGTCTAAAATTGGTATTTGCCTCTCGCTTACACCGTTACACAATTCACCAATAACAACGACTAGTTTGATGACCAATcactatttatattttaaagTAGTATAATATAGTGATAAAACTAATATTACACTTACAATAATTATTAAGAGATGAGAGCTCTCCTCTCTATAGTTTGGCAGCCGCAAACCCGAAACGTAGGGATATGTGCTGCAATCCCCGACTTCCGACAAGTCTCCCTCCTTTAGCGTTCTATTTCAGAGCGGGCACCCCTCCTCTTTATCATGTCCTTCATGGAGATGTGCGGAGAAGGTATATGGGGAATTTGATAGAATGTTGGGTTGCATAATTCGTAGAGGAGATGACCCCCTGATCACGTATTCTTCTTACTTTGGCCCCTGGTCATCCCATAGTCGTATAGATATCTCAGCCGCAATTGGAAATCAAGATTTGGTTGAGTGTACTCTACTAATTTGGTCGTGGTTACATTCAACTTAATTCAACTGGACTCGGATAGAAACACATGTAATTATGGCCAAGGTGCCCAGTTATTGTTTTCAAATCAATATTGGCGAGACTTGATATTTCTACAATTCGTGTTCAAGTCTTATAACCACTCAACTTGAGCGCCAATGATAATGAGAGTGGGAGGGCTATGTTTGCACCTAAATTTTGCTATCATTAGGAATCGCCAAATTAGTTTGAAGCTTTGGCTGATATTGGAATCCTTTATACATTTGGCCGAAAATTTGTTTATTGGGTTTACACGGCCAAATCATGAGAAAAGTCTAACCGCAATCCTACACTTGTTGGTGACAACCCATGGTTATATTTATGTGGTCTTTTAGAGAACGATGCGACCGAAAAATGGAATTGGGCGGAGGTGCGGTCTGCATTTAGCTATCTTATGGTTGTATCCAAGATTTGGGCTCGGCCAAACGTATTAAGTAAAGAAGTCCCCGTAAGGAAGCCATCATCATAAATGAAGACTTCAGCCATGCAGATTCCTAAGATCAATGAAAATATGACATTAATTTATGCATGAATCAACCTAATGATAGGAGCATATAATGTGATGTTCTTAATATGTCATCTCTCTCATTTAGTTAagttattttcttattattgTCTATTTTAacttattttactatttttagGTACATTCgagaaaaatatgagaaaaataaatttaaaaaccaaaaaGAGCAAAGAAACCCGGAATCAGGAATCTGCATATGCAGAACAGTCAATTTCGACGGATCATAGCAGGCAAAATACATGGAGGAAAATTATGCATAATATATCAATGGAAAGCCCTATGATTCTAGTTTTCACAATAGTTGGATCAGAATCGCAGCAATATCATTTTTCTAGGAGAAAGTTATGCTAGATTGTTGGGGTCATTTTAAATGGCATGATTTCCTCTTTTTACTTGTTCTGAGTTCAAGAATTGGGTCAAAGCTTCAACAAAAATTTGTAGTGTTTTCCCCAAATTTTCCTGCAGTAAAGTTAGCATATTGCAGTGACTTGGTTGTTGTGGTATGTGTTGGCATGAGCTTCATATGGCTTTGATGATGAATAGAATACCTGAAAGGCCTTGCAATAAATGTGGCACAGGAGCTAGAAGCACATCAGTTGCAGAGATGAGATGCTTGTTGTCAGGAAAGATTTGATGTGGTGAATCTGCTAGGAAATAATGGAATTTAATGGTGCTTACTGGGTTAGATGTAGAGCTTAGAGGTTAAAATGGTTTTTGGATTGGAATACTTGACTTCTTTCTTGAAGTATGCTTGAGGGATCTGGGATGTATTACTTAAGTTTATTGCTTGAAGGAGTTTTGTGTTTTGCTACTGGGAggaattttgtttttccttaTAGCAACTATAAGCCTCAATTTATAGGTTGGAGAAGGGATGGCTAAGAAACAGGTTCATGGGATAAATCCAATGGACTTTGAAAGAATACTAAAGTGGTGAAGGTAAATACCCTGAACAATACATTACATACCCAAACGAATTAGAAGGTGCTCTTGTAATGTTAGGATGGATTGTGAAATTGGAGAAGCAAACTCCTAGGGAATAGCTAGTGTGATAAGTTGAAATGATAAAGGATATGTCATATTAGTTGATCTCACTAAAAAGAGTCACAGTGGCTTTTAGTACCTTGTATAACAATACTAAGAATAATTAGAATGAGGAATTTGAATAAGACTATATTTGTAGTCTATAAACAAAGAATTACCGCAGGGTAAACATGAGTGGCCGGAAAAGTTAATAACCTTATGACTAAGGTAGGTTGTTGTGTTTAAACTTATAGATATGGTTATCTCATCTTTGCATCCCATGTCAAGATTTAGATTATTGAGCTTGAGTTTTGATCCCCAAGTCCAAAACCATTAATAATCAGAAATCTCTAAATGGGCCTCATGTACTTCCATTACCTTCCACACCACACCTGATCTTGTAAGCCCCAAAAGCGTGAATGTGGCTTGGGTCCACGTGCGTGGCATGCTGATTTGAGAAAATATGTAATATTTTGTCTTTCAGAAtatagttttgcatgtgtatATTCTTATTGTGTTTGGAGTAGGTGTATGGCGTGTTCGTGCTTTTTTAGGTATAGCCATTAATTTATGCTATGTCACTAAGGAAAGCATAGGTTAAACAAGAGGTAAAGGTTAAGGTTCATTGACATGGATTTCGACTTTGATCATAAGTTGcatgtaaatttattaagaCGCTAAGGATAATTTATTTGCATGTCTGAATTCTTTCTTCAATCTTAATTATTCGTGTTATATGTTTAATGGATGCACTACGTATTAACGTGACATTTTACATGAAATTTCCTAGGGTTAGAGCTACTCACTTAGGATATCATAGAAGTTTATATGTGGTATATAACCACTACAGAATATACTTCAAATTCAGTTCTCGTATTCTATTTGCATGATTTAAGGCTACATGATGTGAGGCAATTCAATTACATGACTTTGTGATATTCTGCCTATAACGATACTCTTTCTTACACTACTATCTTCTGCAGGGTTTTATTGATGACCGTAAAAAGACTAAAAACGGTTCATCGCCTAATAGGAAATTGTGATATCTTAAAATTCTAGAATGTGTTTACCTAGggtttaatatatataaatagcaCTTTGTACATCATTGTAAAGGGTCTAGCACCGCTAAAAAATATCACAGATCTTTCTATTACATCAGTAATTTACTCATGTTTTAGTTTTCTTAGTTTGTTAGTTtaagtttctttacatccttGTTCTTTACTTTATTGCACTTTAGTTCTAGCACATAGGAGTCGCTTGAAAACTTAGTTCAACCATCGATCCATTGATATTTTTCTACAGTCTAGATTGGATCAATGCGATTTGATGTTGACACCCACATCACTTCATGTCGTTTCAACAATCAAATTTGCTTCAAGTTCATAGTACCTTCACCTGATTGATCTCTCATTATTCCCCCATATGTTGGAGTTACATCTACGAAAATCTCGGTTATTAATTTGACCAAAGTCATAGCAGCATAGGTACCAGAGTGTTCCTTCCTCAGTAGACAATCACTTGGAAGAAGTCAGATCTAGCGCAACTCATAAGAAAACTTTGGTTGTTTGGCCACGAGTTGGCAGCCCATAACAAGACGATTGATTGTGACGCCTTACTAGTAAGCTAGCAAGTAGGTAGGTCACATATCTCATATTGTCCGAGAGAGAGTGAAAGCTATGCTTATATGAGCAGGGTCAGTTTCTCATAGTTAGGACGTGTTTTGGGTGCAACTTCAAGAACAAGTAGACAATCTCTCAGTTATGCAGACTTGGTTGTTATAGTTTTTGAGTCCTTCAGCCCTCAACACCGCtgagatgattttttttccatatACATGTGTATTAAAAATAGGGATAAAATAAATTATCCCTAGCTATTTACTTAGTTATAATAGCTAAAAGTAGCATTtagctattgaatttgatagtatTCCTCCATCAATGATGGTTATTCTTAAACTAAATTAATTTCAACACATAAAATAGTTTAACTAGAgttattttctttctccttcCTAGCTATATTTAGCTAGAGTTTTCAGCTAAAACTAAATTTAACTTTTAAATAGCTAGAGAGTTAACTAAACAAATATCATTCACTCTCTGGCTCCTCAACTAGGGTTAGGGCGACCAAAAAATTGACAACGGCGGTGTTCAAAAACGGCCATAATCGGCAATCCCAGAGCTAGATTGGGAATGATCAtttccttctttctttgtcaGGCTGGCGAAAGGTACCGGAGCTTAACTCTTGATtgcctttttgttttttttttcttttctccttgGTTTGTTGGGGCTGGTGAGGGGTAAAGACAAATATGGTTGTTTTGAGCTACGGATGAATGGATCTCTGTTTCGATTTGTCTCAACATCAGCGTGGCTGGGATTGGTGAGGATTTTGCTAGGAGCTGGATGTTGTTATATTCGATTGGGATAGCAGTGCGATGGCTGGGGTGATCTAATTCATTGGCTAAGAGGACGCATGGAGCTGGTCTTGTGACCGATACTGATCTCGATTTGGGTGATAGGTATGTGTGGTTTGCTACATCCTCTAGGGGTACCGAGCTAAGTTTTTTGGCACTATTGCTCAGTGGAGGATTTTGTAAGATGTTGACCATGGCTAGCGGTGATTGGATGGTTAAGGACATTGGAAAACCGGCGTTGTAGGTAGGTTACGTATCTAGGCTTAGTTGGACACTAAGAGCTGAGTCCATTTTTGGGCTTGGGTCATTATTACGTCTTGGACTACTACATTGTTTGGGCTTGTATACTGTTCTCGGTTTTTGGCTCGCCAAATGCTGAAAATTTGAATCATCGTTTGGTTAGATTGCCCATCGCAAGATCTAGTCTTACGTGGAAGGTAGACTTGTTTAGCTTGGTTGTGATCTTTTACTCTATCTTATTTTAGGTCTTTGTAATCATGGGTTAAGGTTTGACGTCCCCTCCTTGTATTCGATGGTTTTATTATTGGAGGTTTGAGGGTAGCCGCATTAGCctttacttaaaaaaaaaaacaacgaaGCCAAAATTCACCCACATTTTCATGGTCATAAATCACAAAACCAACAGCATACATATGATGTAGAATGTCAGATTAAATTTTAACAACCACACCATTGCATATATAACTGCAATGCGGCTCAAATTATGCATGCTCAGCAGAGAGAGTAAACTCTTGCTCTGCCAACTTTGTAAACTGCACTACCTCTTGAATTCGCAATCCAATTGCACTCAGTTGTAAACCATAATGGCTCACATCCTCTACTTTAGGTATCCAAGCTCGAAGCCAAACTGAAGGGCCCAAACGCAAGGAATCCCACCAAGCCAAACTCTAGATTTAGCTGTTGCAAAACCACTTCCAACTACTAAGGCTCGTTAGACGACAAAGCCTTTAGAGCTGTCTCTGTCGTGAACATGGAGTCACTAGAGTCTGACACCCATACCTTTGTCACCAAGAGAACAAGCCGGCGACCACCACTGATCACCAAATCTAGAG
This genomic interval from Argentina anserina chromosome 1, drPotAnse1.1, whole genome shotgun sequence contains the following:
- the LOC126788617 gene encoding LOW QUALITY PROTEIN: beta-glucuronosyltransferase GlcAT14A (The sequence of the model RefSeq protein was modified relative to this genomic sequence to represent the inferred CDS: inserted 1 base in 1 codon); this translates as MGMKVLVVSLMLTSTVFSFLYFISTRVTTPIRTWKPIINLSKSNISITSPYPVTFSYLILASKGDSLKLKRMLYALYHPGNYYLIHMDYEATEAEHRDIAEFVGGNPVFGEVGNVWIVGKPNLVTYRGPTMIATTIHALSMLLRTCKWDWFINLSASDYPLITQDDLIHAFSDMPKDLNFIQHSSHLGWKLNKRGKPITIDPALYSLNKSELWWVXKQRALPTAFKLFTGSAWTMISRPFSEYCVVGWDNLPRTLLLYYTNFVSSPEGYFQTVICNSENYKNTTVSHDLHYISWDTPPKQHPRSLGLRDFKRMIQSNRPFARKFKENTPVLKKIDQQLLKRTPRQFAYGGWCSSGKEKTQGSCSGLQGENFGVLRPGTGSRRLKFLLTKLVSRRINLKQQCR